Within the Cetobacterium sp. ZOR0034 genome, the region TCACAGCTGTTTTGTAGTTGAAACAGAAAAACATTTATTAGTTTTCGATTACTATAAGACACCACTAAAAACTGATACCGATGATATATCTTTAGTTGATATGGTTTCTAAAAGTTTAAAAAAGGTGATGATATTTTCTTCTCATGGTCATTACGATCATTTTAATAAAGATATTTTGAACTGGAAAAATAAAAATCATGAACTAACTTATATTTTAAGTAGTGATATAGTTTTAGATAGAGATATAAAAAATTGTCATCAGATGTCAGAGGGTGAAAATTTAAATTTAGGAGATATGACGATAAAAGCATATGGGTCGTCTGACTTAGGTGTTTCGTTTTTAGTAGAAGTGGATCAAATGAAAATTTTCCATGCTGGAGATTTGAATTGGTGGTATTGGAAAGATGATACTGAAGCAGAGGAAAAATATATGAGAGAGTTATATACAGGGATTGTTGAAAAAATTAGAATCAATAAAGATATAGATGTTGCTTTTTTCCCTGTTGATCCAAGACTAGAGGAGTTCTGCTATTTAGGAAGTGAATATTTTGCTGAAAATATAAAACCTAAAGTTATAGTTCCAATGCATTTTGATGAGAATTTTTATGTTAGTAGTGAGTTAAAAAAGAGAATTCAAAAATATAATGTGGATGTTATTGAGATATTTAGAACTAACTCTTTGATAGAAATTTAAAAATGAGAAGATATCTTCGGTCATGACCGAAGATATTTTTGTTTAACAGAATAGAAGAAATAAGATATAATATAATTATATAAAAATATAAAATAAGGAGGGTTGAATGACAGAAAAAAATGTTGTTTTAAAAAAATATTTTGGTTATGAGAATTTTAGAGAAGGGCAAGAAGAGATAATCAGTAATATTTTAGAAAAGAAAAATACATTAGCTATTATGCCAACTGGCGGTGGAAAATCTATATGTTATCAAATCCCGGCAATAATGTTTGAAGGCTTAACAATTGTAATTTCACCACTTATATCTCTTATGAAAGACCAAGTTGATGCTTTAAACCAAAATGGAATCCCATCTACATTTATTAATAGTTCTCTTTCAAATGACGAATGTGAAATGACTTATAACTCCTTAATGAATAACGAATATAAAATTATTTATATTGCTCCAGAAAGATTAGAAAATAGTAGATTTTTATCAGTTATAAAAAAAATAAAAATATCTCAAGTAGCTGTGGATGAAGCACATTGTATATCTCAATGGGGTCATGATTTTAGAGCTAGTTATAAAAATATAAAGACATTCTTGGAAAGCTTAGATTACTCTCCAGTAGTAACGGCTTTTACTGCTACAGCTACATCAGAGGTAATTCAAGATATTTTAGCTAGTTTGAATATAAATGCCAATATATTTAGAAATGGATTTAGAAGAAAAAATCTAAAATTTTCTATTTTGAAGAATATAGATAATCTTAAATTTATTCAAAAGTTTATCAATTCTCATTCTGATGAAAGTGGAATAATATATGTTTCTACTCGTAAAGAGTGTGATAAGATTTATGAAATTTTATCTCAAATAATTAAAGTTGGAAAATATCATGCTGGTATGTCTGATGATGAAAGAATGTCTAATCAAGAGGATTTTATATTGGATAAAATTAAAATAATTGTTGCGACAAACGCATTTGGTATGGGAATTGACAAATCAAACGTAAGATGGGTTATTCATAATAATATACCTAAAGATATTGAAAGTTATTATCAGGAAGCAGGAAGAGCAGGAAGAGATGGACTTGACTCAGAGTGTGTTCTTATTTATCATCCGAAAGATGTGGTGATTCAAAAGTTATTTATAGAGAACGAAAATACAGATTCTGAGTTTTCAAAAATAAAATATGAAAAACTATCAAGTATGGAAAACTATACAAGAACAAATAGATGTCTATCAGAATACATAGTAAACTATTTTGGGGATACATTGGAAGAATCTTGTGGAGTTTGTAGTAACTGTGAAAATGAAGGAGAAGTTTTTGATATAACAATTGATGCACAAAAAATTATATCATGTGTTGGAAGGCTAAATGATAGGTTTGGTGTTAAATTGATTTCAGAGGTTTTAAAAGGAGCTAATACAGCCAAAATAAAAGATTATAGATTAAATGAACAATCTACATATGCGTGTTTAAAAGATAAAAGTTTAGAAGAGATAAAAATAATTATTGATTATATGATAGGATATGAGTATTTAAAAGTAAGTGAAGGTAAATATCCTCTAATAAGATTGACAGAAAAAGCATACTCTTTTATTAGAAATAATGAAACTTTACTTATGAAAATTTTAAATAATGATACTTCTATTCAAAAATCTAAAAAGAGTTTTAAAAACAGTGCTTCACTATCATTGATAGAGGGTGGGGAAAATCTATTTAAGATTTTAGCAAAGTATAGAACAGAAACCGCCATTGAATTAAAGGTTCCACCATATGTTGTTTTTTCAGATAAAACTTTAATTGAAATATGTAACTATAAACCAAGAAGTAAAGCTGAGTTACTTGGAGTAAATGGTATGGGAGAAATTAAGTTTGAAAAATATGGTGATTCAATTCTTTCCATTTTAAATAAATATATTGAAGAAACGAATGATAGTAGTGTAACCTCTAAATTAGAGATTTCAACAAAATCAACTTTAACTAAATCAGCTAGTTACAAAAAGACTGCTGAGTTATTTATGGAAGGTTTATCTATTGAAGATATTGCAGCAACTCAGCAGATTGTAGTTACTACGGTTCTTAACCATCTTTCTAAAGCTAAGAAAGAGATTGTAGGATTAGATTTGTCAAGGTTATACACAACAGAAGAGAAAGGTTTAGTGATTGAGGCTGTGGAGAAAGTTGGAATGGAGAGATTGAAGCCAATAAAAGAATACCTACCTGAGTATTTTTCATATGATAAAATAAAAATAATTTTAATAGATTTGTAAATTTTAAAGTAATTAAAAATTATTGATACTTTATACCTAATAATAATACTGTATTTTGAGGTGATTTTTTTGAAAAAATTAAAAGATTTATCACTATTTAGAGTTTTTGCAAAGAATAAGAATTAAGAAGTTGAAGTGTTTTAGAGGAGTTTGAGATGATTAAATTTAGTGAAAAAAAATTTGGTTCAATTGGTGTAGTTGGTCATGTAGGATGTGGTCATTGTCACAGCGTTAATGGGCAAGTACAAGATGATTCAGTTGGACTAGCAGTTATATTATATTTTTTTCAAAAAGTTACAAAGTTATCGTTAGAAATATTTGATATAACTTTTGATGAAAATAAAATTATAGTAAACTTAAAAAACGGTGGTATTGGATACGGTATTGCTCGAAGAGGAATAACGCCATTTGAAAAAGATATTATAAAAAAGTTAATAGGAAAAGAAGCATTGATGACTCATACTATTGTTTTAAAAGAGTTTGGTCGAATCTATGGGCAAGGAGTTTTAGAGGTACCTGTAGCGTTACAATCAGCTATTGCTAATGCTTTGTTAGATGGTTTTTATAAAAAATTTCCTGATAATTTCAAAATAACAAAAGAGAATGTTGGAGATAATTATGGATATATTTTAGGAACTGTTTTAGATATAGGAAATACATCAGTATCTTTTTTAGCTACAGTCAATGCTACTCTTGGAGGAATTGGTCCTAATGAAGACTTAGAAGGCAATTCTAACTATTTTTCTAAAAAATTAATTGTTGAATATTTTAAATTAGATAAAATTCCGACAATTGTTTTAGAATCTAAATTATTTAATGATGCTTTAGGAGATTTAAAAACTGATACTTTTATCGTAAGAGGAGATAAACAAGATGATAATATTGATGTTGTTAATGCATTAGTTGAAGCTTGTAGTACTTTAAGCTATCCTTTTTGTTATTATGATTTAGGAAGTATGAAAAGAAAAGTTGATTCTCTTAAATTAAAAACTATGGATATAGGGAAGAAAATTGAAAAATTAGGAAATGAATTAGCTTTAGCTAATCTATCAGAAGAAAAAGTTCGAATTGTTTCAGAGTTAGCGACAATAGTTAGTCAAGATTGCGGTGGAGTGACATTTATGTCTAATCATATTCATAATGAAATAGGTGGAGCAGGATTGATAAAGAAAACAGGTGCTGTTCTAAGCTTAGGTGTCTCAAAAAAATATATTAATGATAATATTATTCCGTATCTAACTAAAGAGGATCTAGAAAAATATTATCAAATTGTTCTAAAGACAATTTCTATATTAGAAAGATAAAATATGGTATACTTAAAGAAAATATATTAGTGAGGTGAAAAAGATGGTTAAGAAAAAGTTGCCTGTAGGAATAGATAATTTTAAAGAGATAATAGAAAATAACTATTATTTAGCTGATAAATCGATGCTAATAAATGAAGTGCTAGATAAAAAATCTAAAGTAATATTATTACCTAGACCCAGAAGATTTGGAAAAACTTTAAATATGTCAATGCTTAACTATTTCTTTAACATAGAAGATAAAGAGTCTAATAGAAAATTATTTGATGGATTAGATATTACGAATACAGATAAAATGGAGTACGCAGGGCAGTATCCTGTTATATATATTAGCTTAAAAGATATAAAAGTTAGTAATTGGGAGCTATGTTTAGAAAAGTTTATGGCTTTGATAAAAAAAGAGTATAAAAAATATGGATTTGTTTTAGAAGATAAAAGAGATGCACAGGAAAATTCACTTTTAAATTTATCTGAGCAGTTATATGAAAAGTTTGGAAAAAAAGTAATTATTTTAATAGATGAATATGATACACCTTTAGTTACTGCTCATTCACAGGGATATTATGATGAAGCAATATTCTTTTTCCGTAATGTTTTGAGTGCAGCATTAAAAGGAAATCCATATTTAGAATTCGCAGTTCTTACGGGAATACTGCGAGTAGCAAAGGAAAGTATATTTTCAGGGCTTAATAATCTTACTGTATCTACAATATTAGATAATAATTTTAATTATTTTGGATTGAGTGAAAAAGAAGTAGAGATAGCTTTAAAATACTACGAGTTAGATTATGAAGTAGAAGAGATTAAAAAGTGGTACAACGGTTATAAATTTGGAAATAAGCTAGTATATAATCCTTGGTCTATTATAAATTGTATTAACAATAAAGAGATTAATCCATATTGGATAAATACTAGTGACAATGCTTTAATAAAGCAGTTGCTAAATAAAAATGATTCTAAAGTATTAGATGATTTAAAAGCTGTTTTTAGTGGAAATGAAATAGAGGAAGTAATCACAGAAAATATAGTATTTTCTGATTTAGATGATGTGGATACAATCTGGTCGTTGATGTTATTTTCAGGATATTTAACATATGATAGATTGCAAATTTCAGATATAACTGGTGCAAAGACATATTTCTTAAAAATTCCAAACTATGAAGTGCAGTCATTTTTTAAGAACAGTTTTATTAAAGAATATAGTCATGGAAAAACAGCTTTGTATTTTAAAATGCTTGAGGATTTGTATAAAGGTGAGATTGAAAGATTCCAATATAAATTTAAAGATTTATATCTATCAGCAATAAGTTACCACGACGGTGGAGATAGTGAGAAGTATTATCATCACTTTATGCTAGGTCTTCTTTTAACTTTAGGTGATAAATATATAATAACTTCTAATAGAGAAAGTGGTTATGGAAGATACGACATAGCTTTAGAGCCTAAAGATAAGAGAAATTTTGGATTGATATTTGAGTTTAAAATAGGAGATAAAAACAGTATCCATGAGAAAGCGAAGGAAGCTTTAGCTCAAATAAATGAGAAAAAATATGATATATCTATGAAAAATAATGGGGTATCAAAGGTAATAAAAATAGGAATGGCTTTTAGCGGAAAAGATGTTGCTATTGAGAGTGAAATAAACTAATGAGGTGAAAAATATCTTCGGTCATGACCGAAGATATTTTTGTATTAATGATTACCTTTTTCAATTAATTTTTCAATAGCTCTTATAGCTACTTCTGTTTCTAGAGTTGTATCATAAAAGCCATTGTTTGATAATCCAGCTTTAGCTCGTTCTTGATTTGCTACAGCAAGCAAGATAGTTCCACACTTAACTTTTAAATAATTTGCAACAGTAAATAGTGCTGCTGATTCCATTTCAGATCCAAGACATCCCATTTGCATCCATGCTTTCCATTTTCCTAATAATTCATAGCTAATAGGCATATTTTCAGGCTCGTGTTGACCATAAAATGAATCTTTACATTGTACTACACCAACATGAAATTTTGCTTTTTTTTCATTTGCAGCTTCAATTAATGCATTTACAATTTCATAATTTGCAACAGCAGGAAACTCGATAGGAGCATACTCTTTACTAGTTCCCTCCATTCTGACAGCTCCAGTGGCAACAATAAGATCACCACCTTCAACTTTTAAATCCATTCCTCCACATGTTCCTAGTCTAATAAATGTATCAGCTCCTGCATCAACAAGTTCTTGAAGTGCAATAGCAGCACTAGGCCCTCCTATTCCAGTAGATGTCACACTGACTTTTACTCCATTTAAGTATCCAGTATATGTTGTATATTCACGTAAGTCAGCTATTTTTTTAGCATTTTCAAGATAAGAAGCTATTTTTTCACAACGTTTTGGATCACCAGGTAAAATAACATATTTTCCAACATCTCCATTTTTAATTCCAATATGAAATTGTGTTCCATCTGCTCTTTTCATAATATATTTTCCTCCTATTTTTTACTCTTTTATTAGAGATTTATTAATAATACTTACTGTAATGAAACTAGTAAAAATAATTCCGATAAAAATAAGTAATATATTGCTATAAACTATAGCATTTTTTGAAATATTAGTGATGAATGCATTGTCTTGTAATGAGTTTATAGTTAATAATTTTCCAGTTATTACGATTCCAGTGGATGAAGTTATTTTTATACAAAGATTGAAAAATCCTAGTCCAGTTCCACGCATTTTTAATGGTAGTGAATTTATAACTAAAGTCATTATTGGTGTATATAAAATTGAAAAACCACCATTGAATAGGCATGACATAATTATTAGTGGAAGTATATTTTTATCAAGAAGGAAACTTCCAATTAAAAGACCGAGAAACATACTTCCAAGACCAGTTATTAAAGTCTTAAAAACACCAATTTTTTTTGTTATTTTACTTCCTAAAATACCAATAGTCATACTTATAATATAACTTGGAATTAAAATTAATGATATTTTACTGGGCTCTATTCCATATATATGTGATGTCATAAATGAAAATAGGAATGAGTAGCATCCTTGGATAGAGTAGGTAATTAATACTATTAAAATAATTAATAAATATTTCCAATTTTTAAAGAAATCAATTGTAATAAAAGCATTTTTATTTTTACTGATATATAATAAAAAGATTATAGATATTAGTAAGCAAATTATAAGAATGCTAGTTTGCATTAAACTAAAATATAAAGATATAAACAATGCCAGTGTTCCCATTAAAGATATTCCTAAGATATCAACTTTATTTTTTTGATTTTTAGAATCTTCAGGTAAATATTTTATAATAAAAGGAATACTTATAATAGAAATAGCAGGAATTATAAATAGATATTTCCAACCGATATATGTAGCAAAAATTCCTCCTAATAAAATTCCAAGCATTTGTCCACCAGAAAAACAAGCTGTATTGAAGCCATAATATTTCATATGTTTGTCATTTGGTAGATATTTTGTTGCAGTAAGTATAAGTAATGCAGATGCAGATGTTCCACCAGCCATCTGAAGAGATCTAAAAATAAGAACAGCTAAAAAGTAATTGCTAAATATAAATGCACCCAAAGAACTAATAACTTGTATTCCTATTCCAGTAATTAGCAGTTTCTTAATAGATATAAAATCTGATAAAGCAGTATAAAATACATATGCTACTCCCATTGTAAGCATAGCTACAGATGAAATTAAACTAACATTTGCTGAGGTAATAGAAAAATCTTTTGCAATAATTGGAGCACAGATATTGAGTGCTTCTTGTAAGCTTCCTGTAAAAATAAAGGCCATCATAATAAAAGGCATAACTTTTGAAACATTATTTTCTTCTTTCACTTTCTTCTCCTTTTAAACTAAATATAATTTTAATTTAAATGATTGTATTTAGTTTTTAATAGTTTTTTTTATTTCTTTTTGTTCGTATTTATAATATAATAAATAAAAATTATTTTTTCACTGACATCTGTCAGTAAATTGGAGGTATTTTTTGAAAATTATAAAAAATGATTTGTTATTAGAAAACAAAATTAGAGAATTTAGTATTGATTCTATGTTTTACAATGATTATAGAAAGTATATGCAGCTTTTATATTTTACTAAAAAAGAAGTTATATATAATCAAGGTGATAATTTAAATGGAATATATATTCTTATATCTGGTGAGATAAAAGTATCTTTCTCTCTAAGTAATGGGAAAGAAAATATTTTACGGAAATTAAAAGCTCCAAGAATATTTGGTGAAATAGAGCTACTTTTAGATAAGTTGGCACCATCTTCAGTTGAAACTATAGAGGATGCTTATTGCATATATCTACCATTAAAAGAGTGCAAGGAATTGTTATTGAATGATGTTGTTTTTTTAAGAGATATTGCATATAATCTTTCTGATGCAATTTATAAAAGTAATAGTAAATCTTCTATTAATCAAGGTTTATCACCAAAGAATAGGTTAGTAGCATATATTTTTGCTATTGAAAAAAATCAAGAGTTTATTTGTGATATAAAAGAAGTTGCTGAATTTACAGGAATTAGTGAAAGACATCTTTTTAGGATATTAAATGAGTTGATTCAAAAGAAATATATAATTAAAGAAAAGGGTTATTATAAAATAATTAATGAATCTGCTTTGAAGGAAACTATAGAAGATTTATATTAAGAAACAAAGAAAAATAATTAAGTTTATAGAATTGTTGAAACATTTATTTTAAATATATGGTAAAATATTTGTGCAGTATAAAAAATTGGAGGGATTAAATGAAAAGGTTATTATCAACAATTTTTCTTATTTCAAGCTTAATAAGTTATGCTGAGGGGTTTGAGCTTGTTACTTTAGGAAGTGACGGTGGAGTATTCGATGGAAATATCTCTGGATACCTTTTAAAAAGTAAAACTGAGGAAAACTTTGTTGCTTTGGATGCGGGAACAGTTTTACCTGGAATAAAAAAAGGGTTAGAGAAAAATAGTTTTAAGAATATTACTATACCAAAAGATACTGAATGGAATGATACAGGATATATTTTTAGAGAAAAAATAAAAGGTTACCTAATCTCTCACGCTCACTTAGACCATATTTCTGGTTTAGTTGTATCGTCAACAGAGGATACTAAAAAAGAGATTTATGGATTAAAAAGTACAATTGATACTTTGAAAAATAATGTGTTCAATTGGCAACTGTGGCCAAATTTTGCTAATGAAGGCGAAGGGTTTAAATTAAATCAATATACTTATAAAGAGTTGTCTCCTTCAGATGAAGTTTCAATAAACGGAACAACTTTAAAAGTTAGAAGCTTCCCTCTTAGTCATAGTAACTACGAATCGACTATGTTTTTAATAGAAAATAATGGAGAATATCTAGCTTATTATGGAGATGTAGGACCAGATAAAGTTGAAAAAAGTAATGGCCTAGATGAAAGCTTTAAAGTTTTAGGACCACTATTAAAAGAGAAGAAATTAAAGGCAATAATGATTGAATCATCTTTTGAAAATTCAAAACAGGATAAAGATTTATTTGGACATTTAACACCTAAGTGGATTGATACAGAGCTGGAAAATTTAGAGAGATATTCTGGTAAAGGAAACTTGAAGGGGTTAAATATAGTTATAACTCATATAAAGCCGAGTTTGAAAAAGAACGAAAATATGAGAGAAAAAATAGAAAAAGAGTTAGTTGATAACAATAGATTCGGAGTTCAATACCATTTCCCAGTTCAAGGGGATTTATTAGAGTTTTAACATCTGTTAAATATAAAAAAGGAGTGAAAAAATGAATAAAGAGATTAGTATTAAAAAAGTTAAACATGATGCAGAGGAAGCTTATAGAGTTGGAGATTTCTTCTGCTCAGAAGCTATTGTAAACTCAGTTAGAGACAATATCGACCCAGATATGCCAGAGGCTTTAATCGCTGCTGCTTCAGGATTCCCGGTGGGAATTGGAAAATCTAAATGTGTTTGTGGAGCTGTAAGTGGTGGAGTAATGGCACTTAGCTATTTCTTCGGAAGAACTAAGGGTGGAGATACAAAAGTTGTTAAAAATTTAGAACTAGCTAACGAGTTACAAGAGGAGTTCAGAAAAAATCACAAAGTATTATGTTGTAAAATATTAACTCATGGAATGGATATGGGAGCAAAGGAACATAAAGATCAATGTGTTGCTTTTACAGGAGAGGTAGCAGAAGTTGCTGCAACAATAATTGCTAGAGAGTTAGGATTAAAAGTAGTTGAGTAATAAAAAATAAAAAAATTGTGGATTTTACGCCACAATTTTTTTATACCCATTTTTAATAAAGAATATAGATGAGACAATTAACATGATAAGTTCATTTACAGGAGCTGATAACCAAATCCCTTTTGTATCTAAAACTCCAGGAAGTAATAGAAGAAGTATATTTATAAAAATAAGACCTCTTAATACACTTAAAATACTTGATATAAAAGCATTTTCAACAGCTGTGAAATATGAACTGATAATTATATTAATCCCCATTAAGATGTATGTAAAACTGTAATAGATTACAGCCTCTTTAGTCAGTAAAAATAGTTTTGGATTATCTTTTATAAAGACACCAACAAGAGTATCTGAGAATAAGTTTACAAGGAAGAAGAAGAAGATTCCTAGTCCAAACACTGTAATAGTTCCGATTTTTAAAATTTTAAGAACTCTTTCTCTATATTGTGCTCCATAGTTGAAACTAATAATAGGTTGTAATCCTTGAGAAAATCCAATCATTGTCATCGTAACTAAGGTTGAGATATAACTTATAACACTGAAAGCTGAAATACCTTCGTTTCCAATGATATTCATAATATTTATATTGAAAGCCATGATAACAACT harbors:
- a CDS encoding cyclic nucleotide-binding domain-containing protein, with translation MKIIKNDLLLENKIREFSIDSMFYNDYRKYMQLLYFTKKEVIYNQGDNLNGIYILISGEIKVSFSLSNGKENILRKLKAPRIFGEIELLLDKLAPSSVETIEDAYCIYLPLKECKELLLNDVVFLRDIAYNLSDAIYKSNSKSSINQGLSPKNRLVAYIFAIEKNQEFICDIKEVAEFTGISERHLFRILNELIQKKYIIKEKGYYKIINESALKETIEDLY
- a CDS encoding C-GCAxxG-C-C family (seleno)protein; amino-acid sequence: MNKEISIKKVKHDAEEAYRVGDFFCSEAIVNSVRDNIDPDMPEALIAAASGFPVGIGKSKCVCGAVSGGVMALSYFFGRTKGGDTKVVKNLELANELQEEFRKNHKVLCCKILTHGMDMGAKEHKDQCVAFTGEVAEVAATIIARELGLKVVE
- a CDS encoding AAA family ATPase, with translation MVKKKLPVGIDNFKEIIENNYYLADKSMLINEVLDKKSKVILLPRPRRFGKTLNMSMLNYFFNIEDKESNRKLFDGLDITNTDKMEYAGQYPVIYISLKDIKVSNWELCLEKFMALIKKEYKKYGFVLEDKRDAQENSLLNLSEQLYEKFGKKVIILIDEYDTPLVTAHSQGYYDEAIFFFRNVLSAALKGNPYLEFAVLTGILRVAKESIFSGLNNLTVSTILDNNFNYFGLSEKEVEIALKYYELDYEVEEIKKWYNGYKFGNKLVYNPWSIINCINNKEINPYWINTSDNALIKQLLNKNDSKVLDDLKAVFSGNEIEEVITENIVFSDLDDVDTIWSLMLFSGYLTYDRLQISDITGAKTYFLKIPNYEVQSFFKNSFIKEYSHGKTALYFKMLEDLYKGEIERFQYKFKDLYLSAISYHDGGDSEKYYHHFMLGLLLTLGDKYIITSNRESGYGRYDIALEPKDKRNFGLIFEFKIGDKNSIHEKAKEALAQINEKKYDISMKNNGVSKVIKIGMAFSGKDVAIESEIN
- a CDS encoding MBL fold metallo-hydrolase, encoding MKSLKVFYIYHSCFVVETEKHLLVFDYYKTPLKTDTDDISLVDMVSKSLKKVMIFSSHGHYDHFNKDILNWKNKNHELTYILSSDIVLDRDIKNCHQMSEGENLNLGDMTIKAYGSSDLGVSFLVEVDQMKIFHAGDLNWWYWKDDTEAEEKYMRELYTGIVEKIRINKDIDVAFFPVDPRLEEFCYLGSEYFAENIKPKVIVPMHFDENFYVSSELKKRIQKYNVDVIEIFRTNSLIEI
- the recQ gene encoding DNA helicase RecQ, with the translated sequence MTEKNVVLKKYFGYENFREGQEEIISNILEKKNTLAIMPTGGGKSICYQIPAIMFEGLTIVISPLISLMKDQVDALNQNGIPSTFINSSLSNDECEMTYNSLMNNEYKIIYIAPERLENSRFLSVIKKIKISQVAVDEAHCISQWGHDFRASYKNIKTFLESLDYSPVVTAFTATATSEVIQDILASLNINANIFRNGFRRKNLKFSILKNIDNLKFIQKFINSHSDESGIIYVSTRKECDKIYEILSQIIKVGKYHAGMSDDERMSNQEDFILDKIKIIVATNAFGMGIDKSNVRWVIHNNIPKDIESYYQEAGRAGRDGLDSECVLIYHPKDVVIQKLFIENENTDSEFSKIKYEKLSSMENYTRTNRCLSEYIVNYFGDTLEESCGVCSNCENEGEVFDITIDAQKIISCVGRLNDRFGVKLISEVLKGANTAKIKDYRLNEQSTYACLKDKSLEEIKIIIDYMIGYEYLKVSEGKYPLIRLTEKAYSFIRNNETLLMKILNNDTSIQKSKKSFKNSASLSLIEGGENLFKILAKYRTETAIELKVPPYVVFSDKTLIEICNYKPRSKAELLGVNGMGEIKFEKYGDSILSILNKYIEETNDSSVTSKLEISTKSTLTKSASYKKTAELFMEGLSIEDIAATQQIVVTTVLNHLSKAKKEIVGLDLSRLYTTEEKGLVIEAVEKVGMERLKPIKEYLPEYFSYDKIKIILIDL
- the udp gene encoding uridine phosphorylase produces the protein MKRADGTQFHIGIKNGDVGKYVILPGDPKRCEKIASYLENAKKIADLREYTTYTGYLNGVKVSVTSTGIGGPSAAIALQELVDAGADTFIRLGTCGGMDLKVEGGDLIVATGAVRMEGTSKEYAPIEFPAVANYEIVNALIEAANEKKAKFHVGVVQCKDSFYGQHEPENMPISYELLGKWKAWMQMGCLGSEMESAALFTVANYLKVKCGTILLAVANQERAKAGLSNNGFYDTTLETEVAIRAIEKLIEKGNH
- a CDS encoding MBL fold metallo-hydrolase translates to MKRLLSTIFLISSLISYAEGFELVTLGSDGGVFDGNISGYLLKSKTEENFVALDAGTVLPGIKKGLEKNSFKNITIPKDTEWNDTGYIFREKIKGYLISHAHLDHISGLVVSSTEDTKKEIYGLKSTIDTLKNNVFNWQLWPNFANEGEGFKLNQYTYKELSPSDEVSINGTTLKVRSFPLSHSNYESTMFLIENNGEYLAYYGDVGPDKVEKSNGLDESFKVLGPLLKEKKLKAIMIESSFENSKQDKDLFGHLTPKWIDTELENLERYSGKGNLKGLNIVITHIKPSLKKNENMREKIEKELVDNNRFGVQYHFPVQGDLLEF
- a CDS encoding MFS transporter, which gives rise to MKEENNVSKVMPFIMMAFIFTGSLQEALNICAPIIAKDFSITSANVSLISSVAMLTMGVAYVFYTALSDFISIKKLLITGIGIQVISSLGAFIFSNYFLAVLIFRSLQMAGGTSASALLILTATKYLPNDKHMKYYGFNTACFSGGQMLGILLGGIFATYIGWKYLFIIPAISIISIPFIIKYLPEDSKNQKNKVDILGISLMGTLALFISLYFSLMQTSILIICLLISIIFLLYISKNKNAFITIDFFKNWKYLLIILIVLITYSIQGCYSFLFSFMTSHIYGIEPSKISLILIPSYIISMTIGILGSKITKKIGVFKTLITGLGSMFLGLLIGSFLLDKNILPLIIMSCLFNGGFSILYTPIMTLVINSLPLKMRGTGLGFFNLCIKITSSTGIVITGKLLTINSLQDNAFITNISKNAIVYSNILLIFIGIIFTSFITVSIINKSLIKE